The stretch of DNA CACTGACAGAAGGTCGAGGTTAAAAAACTTCTTCAGGATATTTTCCAAATGACTCTGTTTCTCCTTGATCTGTTCTTACCCATGAGCCATCTGGGTGTCTTAATGCTGGAATGTGTTTACTGGCTTGTTTTTAATTTCCTGGTGGCCTTTCAAAGTGAATTTTAGGTATCTGCTGTTGGTGTTTAATTCAACGTAGAAGTTTTTTTGCGGCACTATTGTATTTTTTGGTTTGGTGGGCTTGAAGTAGATCTAGGGCCAATATATTGCTGTGATGTAGATGGAAAAATTGATTCTGTTTttggattttattttaattattattgttagtattttttggAAGTCTCTTATTTAAAAATTCAACGTAGACTTGAGAGTCTTCATAATTCGCGGTGTTTTGTGTGGATAGCCGTAGTTGGGTATGATAAATCCGTACGACTTAAGTGGACtgtatatttggtttttattattttaaaaatacatattacaacttaaaacttatatgtaaaaacaaaaaaaaaacgtaaaatctGTCAGTTCTTGTTCGCCATCTTGATTCTGTCTCTCTGCGTTGACATGAAACCTTGCCACGAGTCGGCGCGTAGATGCCGCGTACAGAGTCGGCTTAACTACACTGTTCATGCCGCCCCCCTTGAAAGGCTGAAGTAACACATGCCTTTCAACAGACCGAAATAGTCAACAACTATATAACCGGGCGAGCTAATTGTCACTAATCGGTAAAACACATAGTTTCGCGCATGCTCTTTTGAATGTACCGTGAGCAGTACGAACACACACAACGCGCACTATCCCATCGCTGCCCGGATACACATCGACTACTCTTCCTAGTTCCCATTTCATTGGAGGAAGTTTGTCATCTTTGAGAATAACCATCGTGCCCCTTTGGATATTAGGACTTGCTGCTTTCCATTTTGTACGTTGCTGAAGAGATGACAAATATTCTCGCGACCATctagcccaaaaatgttgaataaCTTGCGTAAGATGATGATATCGCTTGAGTTTGTTTGTATGGACATCTGTGAGATCCTCTTGTGGTACAGCCATTAAGGAATCTCCAATTAAAAAATGTCCTGGCGTGAGTACACCAAGGTCAAGTGGATCATTGGATAATGGTAAGAGAGGTCGTGAGTTTAAACATGATTCAACCTGTGTCAGGAGAGTATACATCTCATCATATGTGTATTTGTTTTCCCCCAATACcctttttaaatgatattttacagACTTAATAGTTGACTCCCATATCCCGCCAAAATGGGGAGAGTGGGGAGGTATGAATTTCCAATTGATTTGGTGATCAGCAAATGCTGGAGAAACTTTGACTTGATATTTGTATCACTTATAAATGAGTACAGTTCCTTCAAATGATTGTTTGCCCCCACAAAATTTGTAGCATTATCAGAGTACAAGTTTTGACAGAGACCCCTTCTAGCAACAAAACGTTTAAAACAGTTTAAGAATGACTCGGTAGTTAACTCATAAACCAATTCAATATGAGTTGCCCTAGTAGTAAAGCAAGTGAATATACAAATGTAACTCTTAACAATTTTACAGTTTCTTAGGTTGCTTGTTTTTAACTGAAAGGGACCACCATAATCAATACCGCAATTAAGGAAAGGTCTGGATGCTACTACTCGTGATCTAGGTAATTGACCCATTAGATTATTTATCGTAACTGGCCTTGCCCTAAAACATGTTATGCACTTGTGCAGAATATGTCTGATTGTATTACGCCCTGAAAGAATCCAAAATTTTAGCCGTAAAATAGATAATAAAGTTTGTTGTCCCATATGTAAATGTTTAAGATGATATGAAGTAACGATAAGCCGTGTGAGCACATGATTTTTTGGTAAGATAATTGGATGTTTTTGTGAAAATGGTAAATCTGAATTTGTAAACGTCCACCAACTCTTAAAATACCTTCTGAATCTAAAAAAGGGTTTAATGAGATGAGACTGCTTGTCTTACATAATGAGCCCAATCTTTTTATTGACAAAATGTCTGAACCAAATGTTTCCAATTGAGCCATTTTGATTAGAATTCTTAGTGTGCCCTCCCTTTCATCAACAGTAAGTATACCCCATTTACGTTCACCTATTGGCAATCTACAATTGTTTATAAATCGCAGAATATAAGCTGTGGTTTTTTGTAACTTGTTAAGACTTGAAAATCTATCCCAAATTGTATGCAATGTTGTAACAATTAATGAAAATTTAACTGGCCTTTTATCTGGCACTTCCAAAGTACTTAagtcatttatattaaaataaggcCATTTCTCCTTATCTTCCATTAGCCATTTTGGACCATTCCACCAAAGTGAAGAATCTTTAAGTAATTTTGGTTCCATCCCCCTGGATATGATGTCGGCTGGATTTTCTTTGGAGTGGATGTGATGCCACTCATATGTTTAGTCAAATTTTGAATCTCCGAAACCCGATGTGACACAAATGTTTTCCATTTTGAAGCCTCGCCCTTTATCCAATGTAATGTAATTGTCGAATCCGTCCAAAAATGCACTTTATTAAATCTTATGTCCATTGTATGTATAACTTCCCTGGCAAGTTTTGCGCTGAGTAACGCCCCACATAACTCTAACCTTGGTAATGAGATTGTCTTTAACGGAGCTACTCTTGATTTAGCACATAGTAGATGCACATGATATAACCCATCATGACTTATTGACCGTACATAAATTGCTACCCCATATGCAATTTCCGATGCATCACTGAAGCAGTGAAGTTCAATGTCCTTTGGTTGAAAGCATAACACGTGTCTTGGAATTTGTGTTTGGTGTAAATCTGAAATTGTTTCCTTAAATTTGTTCCAAGCGGTGTGAAGATCCTGAGGTAATGACTCATTCCAATCCAATTTGAGCTTCCATAATGATTGCATAATTACCTTAGCCGTGATTATGACTGGTCCCACAAGACCCAGAGGGTCAAATATTTGAGAAATCATTGATAATACTGACCTTTTGGTTGTCTGAgattgtatattaaaattaatattgtacTGCAAGATGTCCAATTGAGTATTCCAGTACAACCCCAAAGTTTTACTAGTGATGTCTTCAGACAAATAATGCTCAACTTGTTGATTATTTTGTAAATCCCCTTCAAATACTTCTGGTTTATTTGAGACCCATTTTCTGAGCTGAAATCCTGCTGAGCTCAAAATGAAACTGATGTCCTGTTTTAACTTCCTAACCTCTTCAATTGTGTCCCCTCCTGATAATAGATCATCTGCATAAAAATCCCTCAAAATAGTTTGACAAGCTTCTTGTAAATTTGACATATGTTCATATGCTGCTTGTTGTATACATCTTATTGCGAGAAAGGCTGATGGTGCTAAACCATAAGTTATTGTGTTTAATTTGTATGTGCTTATAGGTTGGTCCGATGAAAATctccaaaaaattttttgtaaatccCTTTGTTTTGAAGAAATAAGAACTTGCCGATACATCTTTTCAATATCAGAAGCAATGACAACTTTATGTTTTCTAAACCGTAGCAAGATGTGTAATAAATCTTCCTGAAGCCTTGGTCCCACCATTAATACATCATTCAATGACAAATTATTGTCTGTTTTAGCAGACCCATCGAAGACTACCCTAAGCTTGGTAGTAGTAGATGATGTCTTTAGTATCCCATGATGTGGTATATAATATTTTGGTATATCTCCTTGTATCTGTAGCTCCGTCATCTATTTTTGTCATGTGTCCTAATGCCAAATATTATTCATGAATTTGTGATACTGCTCTCGCAAACTCAAATTGTTGCTCAGTTTCTTCTCCAAGTTTTGAAATCTCTCATTGCTGTGCTGTAAGAATCCCCCAGTTTTGTAATATCTTCTCTAAGTGGTAATTGTACTATATAACGTCCATGTAAATCCTTAGTTGTGGTTGAGTTGAACAGTTCCTGACAATATTTATCCTCTACTGATAAGGATTTTTTATGTATATCCAATTCTTCAATTTCCAAAATTGTTCCATCTGTTCATTCAAGCTGAGTGCAGAAAAGTCACATGAAACCATACCCGAAAAATGTACCCCTTTGTCAATTGTTCTCACAGGCCCTGATACCACCCATCCCAATTTGGTTTTCTGAAGTATAGGTTTGTCTTTTCCCAGTCTTATTTGCCCTACACATAGTAATTGCCAAAATATAGATGAACCTAACAATAATTCAACAGGTTTTGAAACTCCAAAAGAGCTATCAGCTAACATAATGTTTTTTGGTATGTCAATCATTTCTAAATTAAGATTAAAAGCTGGTAAATTGTCAGATATCTTATCTATAACTAACATAAATGCACTTACTTTATAACTACATGTTTTAGATTGTATTATACCTTTCATGGCCCGTGTAATTTTTGTAATACCTTGATTGATACCTGCCACTGGAATGTCTACCTTTTCCGTTAGGATATTGAGTTTTTCTAACAATGATTTACAAATAAAGTTTGATTGAGACCCACAATCTAACAAGGCTCTGCATTCGTGAAAGTTTCCAAAATTGTCTTGCATGTAAACTAATGCTGTTGAAAGCAGAATCTCTGTTTTTGTATGAATTGAGTTGGTATGATTGCATTTGCTAACTTGTACCCTATCTTCTATAGTGCTATAGTCCTTAGTCTTAACCTGTCCCAAATACACTGAGTGAGGTACCCCATCACCTAAATCATGTTGCCCCTTAAAATTTGTGTTTTGTCCCTGTAAGTGTACCTCATGTGCCTGAATATGTGTAACTTGCCCTTGCTTATTTGGCTCTAGTGTTCGAGAATGTGTAAATTGTCCCTGTGAATGTATACCCTGAGTTTGATTAGGTGTCCATGGTATTAGTGGTTGTGAACCTTGAAGTTGAACTGAATTTTGACCATGTGGATGTGTTCTATCTTTACCTTGTGTATTTCGTTCCCAATTGTGTTCATTGTGCCCTGATGAATGTGATGAATGTTGACCCTGTGGATGTATTCTATCTTTGCCATGTGTATTTCGTTCCCAGTTGTGTTCATTGTACCCTGATGAATGTGAATCTAAATGTAGAAGTGTACTATGTTTCCTACCACAAATTTGCAACCCCGCATTGTACAATTTTGAGCTGTATGACCTTCCCGTAAACAATTCCAACAACCCTTGACTTTGTCAACTTCCGCTCGTCTTAATGAGATAGATAATTTGTGAAATGATTTGCACCCATAAAGATAATGTGACTGTCCACAAAGATGACACTGTTTGTGTGATGctaaaaatgttttgaaaaaggaGCTTTTTCATACTTACGTTTTGTCTCAGAGGATGACTTGGGTTTATCTTTATCATCTTCTGAGTTTTCTAAACTGTGTATTTTTTGATCTAAGAATGATAAAAAATCTGTGATTGTCAGAAACTCATTAAGTGGCCCTATTTTTTGCCAttccttttttgtgtttttatccaattttttttctaatatacaaattaaaataacatcCCATTGTTCTACTGAATAACCCAATGTCTTTAATGCCTTTAAGTCTTTTTTAATTGAAGTAGAGAATTTTTTTAATTCGAATGAGGTTTCATTATTTATATGTGGATATTCATTTAACTTATCAATGTGACTGCGTGCTATTAACTTTTTGCGTTCATATGTTTCACCTAATAAATGTCATGCAAAATGAAAATTTCGTGTTTGTAGTTGGTAACTCATCCAATGCCCCAACTGCCCTATCAACTAATGATTTTTTCAAATAGTGTAGTTTGTCTACATCAGTTAATTCTgaattattgattattaaacTTGTAAACCCATCCCTAAACTCTAACCAACTATGAAATGAACCGTTAAATGTTGGTACCTCTAAAGGAGGTAGTTTTACATTTTTTGATGAGGCTTTCATTGTATCAGATTGTGTATCTGATTGGTTTGAAACAGAGTCAGTTTTATTCAAAAACCCTTCTGCTATGCCAattaattcaaaatataaatcCTGAAAATCTAATCTTTCATTTACCTGTGAATCAAAATCTGAGTCAATATCAATGCCCTCACCAGATGCAAATTTTTCAATGTTTTCTTGTACAATATCAAAATCTCTCCACCACTCTCTACATTTTTCAATTCTACTTGGTAGCTGTGATGCACTAGCAtctgaataattatttaaaaatgtttgaaaTCGTGTCATTTGAGCTTTAATTGTgctcctctttttttttttaaatttgtgagTTCTGCCATGGTCGTTATTGAATTTATTACCTTTTTATACTATCTATTACAAGTAGTATATGACCCAGAGAtgttttaataacttaataataaAGGAACAAGAAACTGACACAGACTGATCatgtaaatttgttttaataataggTATGGATATGATTTGTTTAAAAAAGGATACTGTGTACTCACGTGGTGTTTTTATGTATGTATGTTGGTTTCTGGTTACCTTTGCCGTAAATCATGAATTTTGCTTTTACTTCTAATAATTGTGTATGTGTGAATATCGACTTCCTTCGATTCCCAATGTGTGATAATATATTTCCTTTATAACTTCTACAATgtgtttttgccggaaaatggcgCCAATTGTGTGTAAACATCCAtttaatccggctcgaaggaccatgttTTGTGTGGATAGCCGTAGTTGGGTATGATAAATCCGTACGACTTAAGTGGACtgtatatttggtttttattattttaaaaatacatattacaacttaaaacttatatgtaaaaactaaaaaaacgtaaAATCTGTCAGTTCTTGTTCGCCATCTTGATTCTGTCTCTCTGCGTTGACATGACACCTTGCCACGAGTCGGCGCGTAGATGCCGCGTACAGAGTCGGCTTAACTACACTGTTCACGCGGAATGATCTCAAATATGATATATTTTgctggtttttcttcttctttctttcttctttGCAGAATTACGATAGTCATGTCCAGCGTACTTAACACATCTAAATTGTAGTGTGCATTGATTTCATGTATCGACTTGGCATCATTTTGGCATCTCTTAAATTGAATTAGGGTTTGTTTCTTGGGGCTTCAAATCGGATTACTGCATTTAACAGAGTTCCTATTTTGTAATATCATTGTTGtgttgctttttttttaaatctgtgaaGAAGATATCCCGTAATTCGTTTGTTGCTcgattttttacacttattaggTGTTTAACGATAtgccttgtttttttttaagacaTCTATTATATTCTCTTGAGGAGTATTGTGATGAAGATTTCTTAACAATATTCTGTATAgtttttatttagataatttgTAGGTGTGTCGTACTA from Diabrotica undecimpunctata isolate CICGRU chromosome 4, icDiaUnde3, whole genome shotgun sequence encodes:
- the LOC140438823 gene encoding uncharacterized protein, coding for MTELQIQGDIPKYYIPHHGILKTSSTTTKLRVVFDGSAKTDNNLSLNDVLMVGPRLQEDLLHILLRFRKHKVVIASDIEKMYRQVLISSKQRDLQKIFWRFSSDQPISTYKLNTITYGLAPSAFLAIRCIQQAAYEHMSNLQEACQTILRDFYADDLLSGGDTIEEVRKLKQDISFILSSAGFQLRKWVSNKPEVFEGDLQNNQQVEHYLSEDITSKTLGLYWNTQLDILQYNINFNIQSQTTKRSVLSMISQIFDPLGLVGPVIITAKVIMQSLWKLKLDWNESLPQDLHTAWNKFKETISDLHQTQIPRHVLCFQPKDIELHCFSDASEIAYGVAIYVRSISHDGLYHVHLLCAKSRVAPLKTISLPRLELCGALLSAKLAREVIHTMDIRFNKVHFWTDSTITLHWIKGEASKWKTFVSHRVSEIQNLTKHMSGITSTPKKIQPTSYPGGWNQNYLKILHFGGMVQNG